The following are encoded together in the Mesoplodon densirostris isolate mMesDen1 chromosome 2, mMesDen1 primary haplotype, whole genome shotgun sequence genome:
- the LOC132482075 gene encoding histone H2B type 2-F codes for MPDPAKSAPAPKKGSKKAVTKVQKKDGKKRKRSRKESYSVYVYKVLKQVHPDTGISSKAMGIMNSFVNDIFERIAGEASRLAHYNKRSTITSREIQTAVRLLLPGELAKHAVSEGTKAVTKYTSSK; via the coding sequence ATGCCGGATCCAGCAAAATCTGCTCCTGCTCCTAAGAAAGGTTCTAAAAAGGCTGTCACGAAAGTGCAGAAGAAAGATGGTAAGAAGCGCAAGCGCAGCCGGAAGGAGAGCTATTCTGTTTATGTGTATAAAGTGCTGAAGCAGGTTCATCCGGACACCGGCATTTCGTCGAAGGCCATGGGCATTATGAACTCCTTCGTGAACGACATCTTCGAGCGCATCGCGGGCGAAGCGTCGCGCCTGGCGCATTACAACAAGCGTTCGACCATCACGTCCCGGGAGATCCAGACGGCCGTGCGCCTGCTGCTGCCCGGCGAGCTCGCCAAGCACGCCGTGTCGGAAGGCACCAAGGCGGTCACCAAGTACACCAGTTCGAAGTAA
- the LOC132484191 gene encoding histone H4 — MSGRGKGGKGLGKGGAKRHRKVLRDNIQGITKPAIRRLARRGGVKRISGLIYEETRGVLKVFLENVIRDAVTYTEHAKRKTVTAMDVVYALKRQGRTLYGFGG, encoded by the coding sequence ATGTCGGGGAGAGGAAAGGGCGGCAAAGGCTTGGGCAAGGGTGGCGCTAAGCGCCACCGCAAGGTTTTGAGAGATAACATCCAAGGCATCACCAAGCCCGCCATTCGGCGCCTTGCTCGGCGCGGGGGGGTCAAGCGCATCTCCGGCCTCATTTACGAAGAGACCCGAGGTGTGTTGAAGGTGTTCCTGGAGAATGTCATTCGGGACGCGGTCACCTACACGGAGCACGCGAAGCGCAAGACGGTCACTGCCATGGACGTGGTGTACGCACTCAAACGGCAGGGACGCACCCTGTATGGCTTCGGAGGCTAA